The genomic segment cgcTGTGCAAGTTTTTGAATTGTGTTCCTACTGTTCTGTTTAGATCAGTGGTGTCCAGTCCTTATGGACACTTTAATGTTGTCTCTGCTCCAGCACAGCAGATTAAAATAGTCCAGTTACTTCCTCTGCGTGTCATAATGTTCTGTAGAGGCCTGTTAAAGATGAGAGATTGGACCCAGTCCGTTCTGGTAGGTGTGTGATACATGCTAGGAGAGGGGGGCTATATAGTAAGTTTATTTGTGCTTATCTATCTATAcctatctatatatttttattttcaaactgacTGATTTCTAAATCAGACTGGTTTTCTATTTCTGGTCAAGATTGTTAGGATTaccaaaactgttttgtttagcTATACATGCCAGAGTAATGAAAGCTTGGGGGATTTTCCCTGAATTATTTTAGGTTTCCTCAATTTCAGAAGTTTGAATACATTTCTATTATTCTTggcagtgtttatttttcaactgTAACACTCAAATATACACTACCGCAAGAGATGtgactaaaaaatatttcaaaaagtgcTGTTACAGGTAGatcatattttgcatatttaatccTTCCACAAACATCTCACAATAACGTGCTGTTCCTCCTGTCACAGTGGATGTGACCAGAACAGTGTTTAAAAGAATCCCACTTAACTATCTCTCGGAAGAGGATGGGGCAGGGGGCGAGCGACGGCAAACAACGCAATATCCGGTGGAGCTGTTGGCGGGCAGAAAGGGGTTGGTTGTGTATGTTAGCAACGCGGTTCAGGCTATTGTGTGACTGAGTTGCGAAAGCAAATACAGTCTGCTCTAAAACTAGTTTGTAAGCGGTtggatactttgtttttttctctgcttagCTCGTTGCCCTGTTAATCGTCTTCAGGACACGAATAAATATCAGTCTTTTCACTTCGGCCTGCTGCTAGCCGGACAAGCGCTACGAAGCTTTCTGCAGAAAGGTAAGGCTCGTGTTTGTTAGCTAAGCTGGAGCGAGCAAAGCACGCCAGCCATGTTTCTCTCAAGATGCTGTTAGCAGGCCGTCTGGCTCGTTTAAATGCACGTTGTGAGCCGCAGTCTACTTCGTTCCGTATGACGTTGAGCAGTTTCGCCCACTGTTAGCTCATTTCTCCTGTACGCAGCCTGTTGGGCTGAGCTGGTGAGGGCACGGGGCTTTCAACGTGGTGCAAAAGGAATGGAAAACGACGTGCAACACGTTGGTTGTTGGCTCTGTGACCGAGGGAAGatgcatgtttaaaaatgtagaacTTGCATCATATGTTTGCATTGTTGGTTGCTGCAGTGAGTGTGCATTCACTTTCTCGGTGACTTCCAGCTGTGTAAATCACGCTCCTCCAGTCTGAAACATGGAGGGCACTTTATGGAAAAGACGCGTCTCTAAACGCTTGTGACATTAATTTCGCGCTGGACAGTGTTTATGGagcatattatttttttgtctataaaacttctattaaaaatgtatgccGTACTGTAGCACAGCTGCAATCCGGGCCTGGTTGAGCTACCCAAAGTTCGGTAGTTGTACCTCACACGGCTTCACTTTCAAAAAGTCTTTATATGTAAAAAGCTGAACTGTTTGGGCTTTTGCGTTCGCCTGCgtaaatttttcttcttcaaaccATCTGAGTTTAAGATGTTCCGGCTGCTGGTTCTCTGATCCAGCACACTGACTTTGTATTCTTCCGTGGTTATCTTTGCCTCTGATTCTCTTTGAGCATGTACTGTTGCAGGCCCTCCCACTGCAAGCCCCTCTGATGCAAATATAATCATCAGGTCTGCTGCAGATCTAATTGGTCCCCTCACATAAGTCTAGGTTGTATGTTCAATATTCAGTGCTGAAACGTCCAGTCTGAGGGTGGAGCCAAACTTGCAACAGTCACACAAAAGCAGAGAAGTACAGCAAGGACCTTGCAACAGTTTTATCATGAACATCTGCATTTTTCAAGCTGGGATCTAAGTAAATGGCAtcaccagaaacagaaaaacactttccTTTACCGtcaggaaaaataattaagacTGTTTTAAATCGTTAGAATAGCATTTTCTTGATCAGCAGTTCCTTGTTATGCATTTCATCATTGTGAACCGAGGCAATTCCCACAACACCTTTAGCAGGTCAACAGTAGATCACTGTTCTACATCACAGaattgcatgttttctgttgtctACAAAGAGTCCTCTTCAGACGTCAAACTGGCGGCCGTAGCAAAGAAGAGCAAGAAggctgaggatgaggagcagcCAGCGGCCCCAGCAGCTGCGGCAGCAACGGCCGCCGCGGAAACAGAGGAAGCACCTCCGTTAGAAGCGGCGGCGGCTCCGGCAGCAGCGGCTccagccgcagcagcagcagctcctgcagaggaggaggaagaggaagagtaTGTGGTGGAAAAGGTTCTGGACCGCCGTGTGGTGCGGGGCAAAGTCGAGTTTCTGCTGAAATGGAAAGGCTTTTCAGAGTGAGTATAACCTGCTCAAATACTGGATGCTGCTTTTTGTCCCGGGTGGACCTGGCACCACCTTTGAGATGAAGCTCCAACTCTGAGGTGCCACCTCACAGAGTAGCCCTCCTCCAGAACTCCTCCTCTCAGCTCCTtaagactagccagcagcaattagcaaacaccttttGGAGCTGCTGAGTTCATTATAGCAGCTACTTCTTTGTGAAATgctgataaaaacattaataaagagtaaatagaggagccatgttgaaCTCTTTCTAAAGCTCAAGGTGGAGCTACAGAAAgcgcaggagtttcttaaagagacagaggtccagTTTGTTGTGATATCATATGAAAATCACCTAAAAAACAGTCAAGGATCTGAAGCGAGCCACACTGATGATCGTTCATCTTTTATAATGCCTTCTGTCCATGAAGCTGTTTAACAGAAGCTTCCAGTCAGCTCACTGTTTCTGTTACATGTGTGATGTCACACTGCCCTGGTAGAGCTTCCTCAAAGTTCACATTATTCTGCTGAACTTCTACCATCATATGCATTAACCTGTTGAGTTAAAGTGACCAAgaatctttattattattgaaagtGTTGAAGGATTGacttcaacattttcttcagcATATTTTCATGTTAACATGAGCAAAAAGTATCAATTTCTGCTTGGTAGTTTCGGCAAAGTCTCTTAGAtgaaatgttctatttttaaaatgttgctatttATAGATAAACACAATTATATAAAGCTACTATTGGCTGGGTTATTGGTGTCTGCCACAAACTTTCTATAGTCATCATaaagttatttacagatttacaagTTTTCTGAGAGGCTAACTTGGGGAATTTTGGAATGTTGTTTCAGAGACATCCATGtctaaagttattatttttgtattcgTCTATTTAGCGAGGACAACACATGGGAGCCAGAAGAAAACTTGGACTGTCCCGACCTGATTGCAGAGtacatgcagaaacacaaagagagggaggagaagaagaaggagagtAAGAGGAAAGCTTCCAGCGAGGCGTCTGGAGACGCAGAGGAGCgggccagcaagaagaaaaaggaggaggtaATTTATTTAACGGTTCCACAGCCAGATAGCACCTGCTGTTTAGGTTCTGTAAGTTGccatttcatcattttattcTACATCTTATACTTTTGTTCTCCTTGTCTCTGTTGTACATTTTAATCCAGCATGTCGGTCCTTTGACAGTTTCCCAGGATTTTTACCTCAGAGACCGTCGctcgggggccaaatctggcccaccgtggctttttatgtggccctttagactctaaattacatcaataagtctctccagtttttcacaCATCTACAAAATCAACAGAGTcccacatttttctaattttcctgCAAATCTGCTGTATTAGCGGTGGCTGATTGGCTTATTtgaacacctgctctactgatgatctgtcagttTGTGTGTAGGTCgctctttttatttctaagctgaaccaaaacacaccttattccacagcacatctat from the Gambusia affinis linkage group LG19, SWU_Gaff_1.0, whole genome shotgun sequence genome contains:
- the cbx1a gene encoding chromobox protein homolog 1a yields the protein MFSVVYKESSSDVKLAAVAKKSKKAEDEEQPAAPAAAAATAAAETEEAPPLEAAAAPAAAAPAAAAAAPAEEEEEEEYVVEKVLDRRVVRGKVEFLLKWKGFSDEDNTWEPEENLDCPDLIAEYMQKHKEREEKKKESKRKASSEASGDAEERASKKKKEEGDKARGFGRGLQPERIIGATDSSGELMFLMKWKNSDEADLVPAKEANVKCPQVVISFYEERLTWHSYPTEEEEKKEEEKKD